One segment of Amycolatopsis alba DSM 44262 DNA contains the following:
- a CDS encoding RICIN domain-containing protein yields the protein MRRSGRSAAVSRPPRQHAGMTAAMFTAAVMTFSTLTAAPATAAPDVSPSTTTAPDPAPPPATAPPATVPLTVGTPPGVPAEPVPAAPKATLAQSTDAEKGKAAAILGIVAGPELLILTDRNFTAAMYYAADDLDKQKPLEPEHRKVKDAAVAALGESDDACTTFIKTGMAAANTQDQAINVERRARQDEERAAKAKAAGLLGVAVDDTILSKSVHDFIVHLDLNADNRKDTAVKEAARTALRGTADAQWAFLTVGIYDEHSKDVQRLVREDEAKSEAEKAAALAREAKANAAWHALGIRDDTALINLSDHDFVIEIWSRAKRDTEVHGAAETAVRSRNPADWKAFIDHGAKDAHLRDIDNELRKRDEEYVRQITEIRTRAVKSRVHTALVTAADAALAGTPIDRERFLRIGQDQNLTQSLRTLTATMDEAYLTDSNGRATLTQWQPGSHPEQAWKIEPGLADPACFSLQSVSHPNNYVRWDKKKPTPAGVPTEAYVTVAPTDGTPEFKAEATWCLHPILLLFSPKGSGLYLHPEGGRGETWEVDTPVPPTPFDLRYTRDEKVRANLGKPIADPVLDADNLGYRAYEKGRLYLTRYTTTQVHPVYNGPVLDKLLALGGPKTLGGMLTDQTATSDGKGQVLQITNAQGSYYPLSILWSPANGAHEVHGVIGDTWSKSGGVTGPLGYPATDETAFGTAGGQYNRFTGGSIYWMPATGARTITGDLHTKFAALGYETGPLGYPTGEATSFAAEGGVFQRFSTGSLYRTTFHGVRAVTGDIHRKYAELGYEAGFVTFPVGDETPTSDGVGKYINFSTGVAIYWHPATGAHAIYGNIRAKWDTLGSEKSYLGYPTTDELPLPKGRRNVFQNGRIDWSNDGGGTIDYKTVTMPPGSIELKNANAGRCIQVAGVGQDALRDSAGTELWDCLASPKQIWKLAPLGDNKYTLKNQNSGKCLDLPPDYNNGTPLVQYTCHNGTNQQWEFTTAANGTLALRSVHSAKITEALGNGTANATLIGQWADLGNPNQRWNTIQINTTP from the coding sequence ATGAGACGTTCCGGTAGATCGGCGGCGGTCTCCCGCCCGCCACGGCAACACGCGGGAATGACGGCCGCGATGTTCACCGCGGCCGTCATGACGTTCAGCACGCTCACCGCCGCGCCGGCCACCGCCGCGCCCGACGTCAGCCCCAGCACGACCACGGCTCCCGATCCCGCTCCGCCACCGGCCACGGCGCCGCCGGCCACGGTCCCCCTGACTGTGGGCACACCGCCCGGTGTCCCTGCAGAGCCGGTACCGGCCGCGCCGAAGGCCACCTTGGCGCAGTCGACCGATGCCGAGAAAGGCAAGGCCGCCGCCATTCTCGGCATCGTGGCCGGACCGGAGCTGCTGATCCTCACCGACCGCAACTTCACCGCCGCGATGTACTACGCGGCCGACGACCTCGACAAGCAGAAGCCACTCGAGCCCGAGCACCGGAAGGTCAAGGACGCCGCCGTCGCCGCGCTCGGCGAGAGCGACGACGCCTGCACCACGTTCATCAAGACCGGCATGGCCGCAGCCAACACCCAGGACCAGGCCATCAACGTCGAACGCCGCGCCCGCCAGGACGAGGAACGCGCCGCCAAAGCCAAAGCCGCCGGGCTACTCGGTGTCGCGGTCGACGACACGATCCTGTCGAAGTCGGTCCACGACTTCATCGTCCACCTCGACCTCAACGCCGACAACCGCAAGGACACCGCAGTCAAAGAAGCCGCCCGGACCGCGCTGCGCGGCACCGCCGACGCACAGTGGGCCTTCCTGACCGTCGGGATCTACGACGAACACAGCAAGGACGTCCAACGGCTGGTCCGCGAAGACGAAGCCAAGTCCGAAGCGGAGAAGGCCGCCGCGCTCGCGCGCGAAGCCAAGGCCAACGCCGCCTGGCACGCCCTCGGCATCCGTGACGACACGGCGCTGATCAACCTCAGCGACCACGACTTCGTCATCGAGATCTGGAGCCGCGCCAAACGCGACACCGAAGTCCACGGCGCCGCCGAAACCGCCGTCCGCAGCCGCAACCCCGCCGACTGGAAAGCCTTCATCGACCACGGCGCCAAAGACGCCCACCTGCGCGACATCGACAACGAACTCCGCAAACGCGACGAGGAATACGTCCGCCAGATCACCGAGATCCGCACCCGCGCGGTCAAAAGCCGCGTGCACACGGCACTGGTCACCGCCGCCGACGCGGCGCTGGCCGGAACACCGATCGACCGGGAACGATTCCTGCGCATCGGCCAGGACCAGAACCTGACCCAGTCACTGCGGACCCTCACCGCGACCATGGACGAGGCCTACCTCACCGACTCCAACGGCCGCGCGACCCTGACCCAGTGGCAACCCGGCAGCCACCCCGAGCAGGCATGGAAGATCGAACCCGGACTGGCCGACCCCGCCTGCTTCTCCCTGCAGTCGGTCTCCCACCCCAACAACTACGTCCGCTGGGACAAGAAGAAGCCGACACCGGCCGGCGTTCCCACCGAGGCCTACGTCACCGTCGCCCCCACCGACGGCACCCCCGAATTCAAAGCCGAGGCCACCTGGTGCCTCCACCCCATTCTGCTCCTGTTCAGCCCGAAGGGATCCGGACTCTACCTCCACCCAGAAGGCGGGCGCGGCGAGACCTGGGAGGTCGACACCCCCGTCCCGCCCACACCGTTCGACCTGCGCTACACCCGCGACGAGAAGGTCCGCGCCAACCTCGGCAAACCCATCGCCGACCCGGTCCTGGACGCCGACAACCTCGGCTACCGCGCCTACGAGAAAGGCCGTCTCTACCTCACCCGCTACACCACCACCCAGGTCCACCCCGTCTACAACGGACCGGTCCTCGACAAGCTCCTCGCCCTCGGCGGCCCCAAGACACTCGGCGGGATGCTCACCGACCAGACCGCCACCTCCGACGGCAAAGGCCAGGTCCTCCAGATCACCAACGCCCAGGGAAGCTACTACCCCCTGTCCATCCTCTGGAGCCCCGCCAACGGCGCCCACGAGGTCCACGGCGTCATCGGCGACACCTGGAGCAAGTCCGGTGGCGTGACAGGACCGTTGGGCTACCCCGCCACCGACGAAACCGCCTTCGGCACCGCAGGCGGTCAGTACAACCGGTTCACCGGCGGATCCATCTACTGGATGCCCGCCACCGGCGCCCGCACCATCACCGGCGACCTCCACACCAAGTTCGCCGCCCTCGGCTATGAGACCGGCCCCTTGGGCTACCCCACCGGCGAAGCAACCAGCTTCGCCGCCGAAGGAGGCGTCTTCCAGCGGTTCTCCACCGGCTCCCTCTACCGCACCACTTTCCACGGAGTCCGCGCCGTCACCGGCGACATCCACCGGAAATACGCCGAACTCGGCTACGAAGCCGGGTTCGTCACCTTCCCCGTCGGCGACGAAACACCCACCTCCGACGGCGTCGGCAAATACATCAACTTCAGCACCGGCGTCGCCATCTACTGGCACCCCGCCACCGGCGCCCACGCCATCTACGGCAACATCCGAGCCAAATGGGACACCCTCGGCTCCGAAAAGTCCTACCTCGGCTACCCCACCACCGACGAACTCCCACTCCCCAAGGGCCGCCGCAACGTCTTCCAGAACGGACGCATCGACTGGAGCAACGACGGCGGCGGCACCATCGACTACAAAACCGTCACCATGCCCCCCGGCTCGATCGAGCTCAAGAACGCCAACGCCGGACGGTGCATCCAGGTCGCCGGCGTCGGCCAGGACGCCCTGCGCGACAGCGCCGGCACCGAACTCTGGGACTGCCTCGCCAGCCCCAAACAGATCTGGAAACTCGCCCCACTGGGAGACAACAAGTACACCCTCAAGAACCAGAACTCCGGCAAATGCCTCGACCTGCCCCCCGACTACAACAACGGAACACCACTCGTCCAATACACCTGCCACAACGGCACCAACCAGCAATGGGAATTCACCACCGCCGCCAACGGCACCCTCGCCCTGCGCAGCGTCCACTCCGCCAAAATCACCGAAGCCCTCGGTAACGGCACCGCCAACGCCACACTCATAGGCCAGTGGGCCGACCTCGGCAACCCCAACCAACGCTGGAACACCATCCAGATCAACACCACCCCGTAA
- a CDS encoding NUDIX hydrolase, translating into MPITGTDIRTAVNAYLDHHPDVAAALAEPLAQLDHGTGFASRRTFPMHVTVGALLVRRNTHILLIDHRAYRIKLQPGGHLEPTDTSLAEAALRELTEETSVDPTKISLASTIPTYIEYGAVPARPAKHEPPHFHLDIGYTVTTTDAKIRQLQEAEVNGASWHALTDAQQHLGARIARAMNTPSRIN; encoded by the coding sequence GTGCCGATCACAGGCACCGACATCCGCACCGCCGTCAACGCCTACCTCGACCACCACCCCGACGTGGCCGCAGCCCTGGCCGAACCGCTTGCCCAGCTCGACCACGGCACCGGATTCGCATCACGACGCACCTTCCCCATGCACGTCACCGTCGGCGCGCTCCTGGTCCGCCGCAACACCCACATCCTGCTCATCGACCACCGCGCGTACCGAATCAAGCTCCAACCCGGCGGCCACCTCGAACCAACCGACACCAGCCTCGCCGAAGCGGCGCTGCGCGAACTGACCGAAGAAACCAGTGTCGACCCCACCAAGATCTCCCTGGCCTCGACGATCCCCACTTACATCGAGTACGGCGCGGTCCCCGCCCGGCCCGCCAAACACGAGCCACCCCACTTCCATCTCGACATCGGCTACACCGTCACCACCACAGACGCCAAGATCCGGCAGCTACAAGAAGCCGAAGTCAACGGTGCCTCCTGGCACGCTCTCACCGACGCCCAACAGCACCTCGGGGCCCGCATCGCCCGAGCCATGAATACTCCTTCCCGGATCAACTAA
- a CDS encoding polymorphic toxin-type HINT domain-containing protein, which produces MRRARQGVLTGRWCRRTVVMALAAALVAGAAGPGSSVAALSAPGAPHGQWQPPAGTAATSERPPTASGPEGNPEQDALLRQMQLDLLADIAAFDEDEEVRAAARDTLRKTEAGDATAIPVFFDHGQQDAKAAARKRKADADANNRAVIEPLAGTGGPVFNAAVTRALAGNAYDRADFLAFGRDIAAEQDRRDGAYDKELKNRRRMHVQTAADRGTPEVSAAAKAALAAGDAAIEEFLKTGYLAAARRDADARERYLAELEQKRKDAVAASDLAQRTARAMRARTNLLTAHADGVKALERTANDMTTAANISRETARLLASDQAGHSYHPELYQRAKDDVAREVGRAVTDARAAQSASAGAKTQVDILLQNGMPHGAQWAKVVEGMAAAADAAKHATETATHAIDAIHADAAATDAAEKAKAHQENARQWLLNAQSHAASAAQLAQAAKDQATAAAEAAELARRARVDAEAALTSARAHAANVRQARVDAERERDVAAAKRQEAEQWRQQAAAKREEAEAKQLEAAQHRDAAKRDAEIAHQKRLDAEAQQGIASGKRSEAQAQEQIAADAAGDARAQEKIARDANTSARTEEANAFQARDEAAAIAQSADSAEKKATALQGLAQRMQQSTDVTQADKDKAWAAARQARTDADIAKGAAQTARKHADDAQAAAGRARGAAIEADAAAGRARAHADAAQSAAAQARAAAREAEVAAENARRAANEAQAAAARADVAATIAEREAAAVHADALRARASAEEATAAEARAAENARNAANLAQQAAVEAATTLDAAHRTRDEANAAGVEAATAATQAGIAARSAAASVQSAAGIAAPADQAITIVSPFTGADIDADFIVMVANRAKDVGDTQVKAAQAAATDAADQAQRAADAARAAAADVAPAYQAAAAAANSAAEAARSAAAAQQSAAEAAIHGAASRKAAADADAVDAGAQADAQAARAAANQAAADAALAGRLADQAEADAHAARQAADSATRAANEASAAATRAEKDAAAANDAAKQAQLDADAARESADRAAEHARDADEAATNAENYAKDTEARAGNVEQVSRDIQAELAQIQEQLRLENEARQRQEVEQAIADDSDIPELTPDEAAALRDERGQAGVDEYNRARAEANKPLLGFIADQGGQIILDIIGYTDAKKCFTEGDFIACVMTVINALPILKIASVLSKIPDAVSAVVRIVKGIRSFKDAVVAGRRTTSNLRDLIRQLLNCRRTVGNSFTPDTLVLLADHTRKPIKDIVAGDQVLATDPATGRTDTKPVTDIITGTGEKHLVDLRIQGQGGTDGTLTATDGHPFWAENHRKWVDARDLRSGDILRTDTGTTTVTAITTRTETLAVYNLSVADLHTYYVITAGTPVLVHNQTACKVIDKEKEIKTPQPKVDPRPGPRLNLIKDKNRIADCSNGRFPADVPVNGPLENFTYLGSPAQRATSGTTCITKIVPRFGDPATPVGWDPSVTHRGHLVSAMFSGSNSLENIVLQYHAVNWSDVKIIELAVKRALQTNKQIIYKVWVQYASPTAHLPQWIFIDAIGSSGFECSATIENIPGGALSKQRC; this is translated from the coding sequence ATGCGTCGTGCGAGACAGGGAGTCCTGACCGGCCGCTGGTGCCGGCGCACCGTGGTCATGGCCCTCGCCGCGGCGTTGGTGGCCGGGGCAGCGGGGCCGGGAAGCTCCGTCGCCGCGCTCTCCGCGCCCGGCGCACCTCACGGCCAGTGGCAACCACCTGCCGGCACCGCCGCGACCAGCGAGCGCCCGCCGACGGCGTCGGGGCCGGAAGGGAACCCGGAACAGGACGCCCTGCTGCGGCAGATGCAGCTGGACCTGCTGGCCGACATCGCCGCGTTCGACGAAGACGAGGAAGTCCGTGCCGCCGCCCGCGACACCCTGCGCAAGACCGAAGCGGGCGACGCCACCGCGATCCCGGTGTTCTTCGACCACGGCCAGCAGGACGCGAAAGCGGCGGCGAGGAAACGCAAAGCCGACGCCGACGCCAACAACCGTGCCGTGATCGAACCGCTCGCGGGCACGGGCGGCCCGGTGTTCAACGCCGCGGTCACCCGCGCCCTGGCGGGCAACGCCTACGACCGGGCCGACTTCCTGGCCTTCGGCCGTGACATCGCCGCCGAACAGGACCGCCGTGACGGCGCGTATGACAAGGAACTGAAGAACCGCCGGCGGATGCACGTCCAGACCGCCGCCGACCGCGGCACCCCGGAGGTGTCCGCGGCGGCGAAGGCGGCACTCGCCGCCGGTGACGCGGCGATCGAGGAGTTCCTCAAGACCGGTTATCTCGCCGCGGCCCGGCGTGACGCCGACGCGCGGGAGCGGTATCTGGCAGAGCTCGAGCAGAAACGCAAGGACGCGGTCGCGGCGTCGGACCTGGCGCAGCGGACCGCGCGGGCGATGCGCGCCCGGACCAACCTGCTCACCGCGCACGCCGACGGGGTCAAAGCTCTCGAACGCACCGCCAACGACATGACCACCGCGGCGAACATCTCCCGCGAGACCGCCCGCCTGCTGGCCTCGGATCAGGCCGGGCACAGCTACCACCCGGAGTTGTATCAGCGGGCGAAGGACGATGTGGCCCGCGAGGTCGGCCGGGCCGTGACCGATGCCCGGGCCGCGCAGTCGGCGTCCGCGGGGGCGAAGACGCAGGTCGACATTCTGTTGCAGAACGGGATGCCGCACGGCGCGCAGTGGGCGAAGGTCGTGGAGGGCATGGCCGCCGCCGCGGACGCGGCGAAACACGCCACCGAGACCGCCACGCACGCCATCGACGCGATCCACGCCGACGCCGCGGCCACCGACGCCGCGGAGAAAGCCAAGGCCCATCAGGAAAACGCCCGGCAATGGCTGCTCAACGCGCAATCGCACGCCGCCTCGGCTGCGCAGCTCGCCCAGGCCGCGAAAGATCAGGCCACCGCCGCGGCGGAAGCCGCCGAGCTGGCGCGCCGTGCCCGCGTCGACGCCGAAGCCGCACTGACCAGCGCCCGCGCGCACGCCGCGAACGTCCGACAGGCCCGTGTGGACGCCGAACGCGAACGTGACGTCGCCGCCGCGAAACGCCAGGAAGCCGAGCAGTGGCGCCAGCAGGCCGCCGCGAAACGGGAAGAAGCCGAAGCCAAGCAACTCGAGGCCGCCCAGCACCGTGACGCCGCGAAACGCGACGCCGAGATCGCCCACCAGAAACGCCTGGACGCCGAAGCCCAGCAGGGCATCGCGTCCGGGAAACGCAGCGAGGCCCAAGCCCAGGAACAGATCGCCGCTGACGCCGCCGGTGACGCCCGCGCCCAGGAGAAGATCGCCCGCGACGCCAACACCAGCGCCCGCACCGAGGAAGCCAACGCCTTCCAAGCACGGGACGAGGCCGCCGCGATCGCCCAGTCCGCCGATAGCGCGGAGAAGAAGGCCACCGCCCTGCAAGGGCTGGCGCAGCGGATGCAGCAATCCACCGACGTCACCCAGGCGGACAAAGACAAAGCCTGGGCCGCAGCCCGGCAGGCCCGCACCGATGCCGACATCGCCAAGGGCGCCGCACAGACAGCCCGTAAACACGCGGACGACGCCCAGGCCGCCGCGGGCCGTGCCCGCGGTGCCGCGATCGAGGCCGACGCCGCCGCCGGACGGGCCCGAGCTCACGCGGACGCCGCCCAGTCCGCCGCCGCCCAGGCACGTGCCGCCGCACGTGAGGCCGAGGTGGCCGCGGAGAACGCCCGTAGGGCGGCGAACGAGGCCCAGGCCGCCGCCGCGCGCGCCGACGTGGCCGCCACCATCGCCGAGCGAGAAGCCGCAGCCGTGCACGCCGACGCGCTGCGCGCTCGCGCGTCGGCGGAGGAAGCGACAGCCGCCGAGGCCCGCGCGGCGGAGAACGCGCGCAACGCCGCGAACCTCGCCCAGCAGGCCGCAGTCGAAGCCGCCACCACGCTCGATGCTGCCCACCGCACCCGCGACGAAGCCAACGCCGCCGGCGTCGAGGCAGCCACCGCCGCCACCCAGGCCGGCATCGCCGCCCGCTCCGCCGCCGCGTCGGTACAGTCCGCGGCCGGTATCGCCGCCCCGGCCGATCAGGCCATCACGATCGTCAGCCCCTTCACCGGTGCCGACATCGACGCCGACTTCATCGTCATGGTCGCCAACCGCGCCAAGGACGTCGGGGACACCCAGGTCAAAGCCGCCCAAGCGGCCGCAACCGACGCCGCCGACCAGGCCCAGCGCGCCGCCGACGCGGCACGCGCCGCCGCCGCTGACGTCGCCCCCGCTTACCAGGCCGCAGCCGCGGCGGCCAATTCCGCGGCCGAGGCCGCCCGCTCCGCCGCAGCGGCACAACAATCGGCGGCCGAGGCCGCCATCCACGGTGCCGCGTCACGGAAAGCGGCCGCCGACGCCGACGCCGTCGACGCCGGTGCCCAAGCCGACGCGCAAGCCGCCCGCGCAGCGGCAAATCAAGCCGCGGCCGACGCCGCCCTCGCCGGACGCCTCGCCGACCAAGCCGAAGCCGACGCCCACGCGGCCCGCCAAGCCGCGGACTCCGCCACGCGCGCGGCGAACGAGGCCAGCGCCGCCGCCACCCGAGCCGAGAAAGACGCGGCCGCCGCGAATGACGCCGCCAAACAGGCCCAGCTTGACGCCGACGCCGCCCGCGAATCCGCCGACCGGGCCGCGGAACACGCCCGCGACGCAGACGAAGCGGCCACCAACGCCGAAAACTACGCCAAAGACACCGAGGCCCGCGCGGGCAACGTCGAGCAGGTCTCGCGTGATATCCAGGCCGAGCTGGCCCAGATCCAGGAACAACTGAGGCTGGAGAACGAAGCCCGGCAGCGACAGGAGGTGGAGCAGGCGATCGCCGACGACAGCGACATCCCCGAGCTCACCCCCGACGAAGCCGCGGCACTCCGTGACGAGAGGGGCCAGGCCGGCGTCGACGAGTACAACCGCGCCCGCGCCGAAGCGAACAAGCCACTGCTCGGCTTCATCGCCGACCAAGGCGGACAGATCATCCTCGACATCATTGGCTATACCGACGCCAAGAAGTGCTTCACCGAAGGCGACTTCATCGCCTGCGTCATGACAGTCATCAACGCCCTGCCGATCCTCAAGATCGCGTCGGTGCTCAGCAAGATCCCCGATGCCGTCTCCGCCGTCGTCCGCATCGTCAAAGGCATCCGCAGCTTCAAAGACGCCGTCGTCGCCGGCCGCCGAACCACATCCAACCTCCGCGACCTGATCCGGCAGTTGCTCAACTGCCGCCGAACCGTCGGCAACAGCTTCACCCCGGACACTCTCGTCCTGCTCGCCGACCACACCCGAAAACCGATCAAGGACATCGTCGCCGGCGACCAGGTGCTGGCCACCGACCCGGCAACAGGGCGCACCGACACCAAACCGGTCACCGACATCATCACCGGGACAGGCGAAAAGCACCTCGTCGACCTCCGGATCCAGGGACAGGGCGGGACCGACGGCACCCTCACAGCCACCGACGGGCACCCCTTCTGGGCCGAGAACCACAGAAAGTGGGTCGACGCACGTGATCTGCGATCCGGCGACATCCTCCGCACCGACACCGGCACCACCACCGTCACCGCGATCACCACACGCACCGAGACCCTCGCCGTCTACAACCTCAGTGTCGCCGACCTGCACACCTACTACGTCATCACCGCAGGCACCCCCGTTCTGGTCCACAACCAGACCGCCTGCAAAGTCATCGACAAGGAAAAAGAGATCAAGACTCCCCAGCCCAAGGTCGACCCCCGTCCTGGGCCCAGGCTCAACCTGATCAAAGACAAGAACCGCATCGCCGACTGCTCCAACGGGCGGTTCCCTGCCGACGTGCCGGTCAACGGGCCCCTGGAGAACTTCACCTACCTGGGCTCTCCCGCCCAGCGGGCAACCAGCGGAACCACCTGCATCACAAAAATCGTCCCGCGGTTCGGCGATCCCGCCACCCCGGTCGGCTGGGACCCGAGCGTTACACATCGCGGCCACCTGGTCTCGGCGATGTTCTCCGGATCCAACTCTTTGGAGAACATCGTCCTCCAGTACCACGCGGTCAACTGGTCAGACGTCAAAATTATCGAGCTCGCCGTGAAACGCGCACTGCAGACGAACAAGCAGATCATCTACAAAGTCTGGGTGCAATACGCCAGCCCCACCGCGCATCTGCCGCAATGGATCTTCATCGACGCCATCGGATCAAGTGGCTTCGAATGCAGTGCCACCATCGAGAACATTCCAGGTGGCGCGTTATCCAAGCAACGATGCTAG
- a CDS encoding ATP-binding protein: MGNIAAFALEDDNPQEERSSVAIASNSAFSEWARTFTDPRLCAAIVDRLTFDASIIETSTESFRLRTTKRRRTSRAS, encoded by the coding sequence ATGGGCAATATCGCCGCCTTCGCGCTCGAGGACGACAACCCGCAGGAGGAACGTTCCAGCGTCGCGATCGCGAGCAACTCCGCGTTCAGCGAGTGGGCTCGCACCTTCACCGATCCGCGGCTCTGCGCCGCGATCGTCGACCGGCTCACGTTCGACGCGTCGATCATCGAGACCAGCACCGAATCTTTCCGGCTGCGCACCACCAAACGCCGTCGCACCAGCCGAGCCAGCTAA
- a CDS encoding SMI1/KNR4 family protein gives MTHAETPSRVDDIARLLGWQAQFTPERPWAVVEQDLGVTLPSDYKELLTRFPGGLFRQIVVSSPVANDQAWAEYKYALDELLQILGDEDLEYLDNVDYTLYPAPGGLLPWGTDGQGGTFCWITGSSDPDQWRIAYHDQSADQWREHAGPTTELLYEILTNTGQENLLRWDFTDLPVEYIPYSYR, from the coding sequence ATGACCCACGCCGAAACCCCGTCTCGTGTCGACGACATCGCCAGACTCCTGGGCTGGCAGGCGCAGTTCACACCTGAAAGGCCGTGGGCAGTGGTGGAACAGGACCTGGGTGTCACGTTGCCCTCAGACTACAAAGAGCTGCTCACCCGTTTCCCAGGCGGGCTGTTCCGACAGATCGTGGTCAGCAGCCCCGTTGCCAATGATCAGGCCTGGGCGGAGTACAAATACGCCCTCGACGAACTGCTGCAGATCCTCGGCGACGAGGACCTCGAGTACCTCGACAACGTCGACTACACCCTGTACCCCGCACCCGGTGGCCTGCTGCCGTGGGGAACTGACGGCCAAGGCGGAACGTTCTGCTGGATCACCGGCTCCAGCGATCCCGACCAGTGGAGGATCGCCTACCACGACCAAAGCGCGGACCAGTGGCGTGAACATGCAGGCCCGACCACTGAACTCCTCTATGAAATCCTGACCAATACCGGACAGGAGAACCTGCTCCGCTGGGACTTCACTGACCTGCCCGTGGAATACATCCCGTACTCCTACCGCTAG
- a CDS encoding GNAT family N-acetyltransferase: MAIAAAAGIPGLVAGGDFEAALDLSGGRIEFPGLPGMLGWCFGALVGDRLVGVVYACTPVDFVLSHRGEQRAWLARSVVEIEIVAVEEGFRGSGAGTALLRHVERFLGERGVEVFVAKVDASDMPVMRWYRHRGYRVADAGESCLLVTASGATSIDAGPAHARRWRLAIKAPGKAVVRGLRGLRLEPISPA; the protein is encoded by the coding sequence GTGGCGATCGCGGCGGCAGCCGGGATACCTGGTCTGGTCGCGGGCGGGGATTTCGAGGCGGCGCTTGATCTGTCCGGTGGGCGGATCGAGTTTCCCGGTTTGCCGGGGATGCTGGGCTGGTGTTTCGGCGCGCTGGTAGGCGACCGTCTGGTCGGCGTCGTGTATGCGTGCACGCCGGTGGATTTCGTTCTCTCGCACCGGGGCGAGCAGCGTGCCTGGCTCGCCCGGTCGGTCGTCGAGATCGAGATCGTGGCGGTCGAGGAGGGTTTCCGCGGCAGTGGTGCGGGGACGGCGTTGCTGCGCCATGTCGAGCGGTTCCTCGGCGAGCGGGGTGTGGAGGTGTTCGTCGCGAAGGTCGACGCGTCGGACATGCCGGTGATGCGGTGGTACCGGCATCGTGGCTATCGCGTCGCCGACGCCGGGGAGAGCTGTCTGCTCGTCACTGCGTCCGGGGCGACCAGCATCGACGCCGGACCGGCTCACGCTCGCCGGTGGCGCCTCGCTATCAAAGCGCCAGGAAAGGCTGTCGTGCGCGGCCTGCGTGGACTTCGGCTGGAGCCAATTTCTCCGGCATAG
- a CDS encoding SMI1/KNR4 family protein has product MVERQLRTALPSDYKALLSIFPSGMYRDTVWVTNPTQGKDYWQKFQDYIRETLEAFADEDLEYLEGTAYRVFPEPNGLLPWGHDGAGGIFCWIARGDSPDDWPTAYYSPGDYEWTEHPGGAADLLADVLTSQGTDNILRWDLTDKPAIFRVHSIYTAEGWVPVE; this is encoded by the coding sequence GTGGTGGAACGCCAGTTGCGGACCGCACTGCCGTCGGACTACAAAGCATTATTGTCGATATTTCCCTCCGGAATGTACCGGGACACGGTCTGGGTGACGAACCCGACCCAGGGAAAAGACTACTGGCAGAAATTTCAGGACTACATACGAGAAACCCTGGAAGCCTTCGCTGACGAAGACCTCGAGTATCTCGAGGGAACTGCTTACCGCGTCTTTCCGGAGCCGAACGGGCTTCTGCCATGGGGACACGACGGAGCCGGTGGCATCTTCTGCTGGATCGCCCGCGGCGACAGCCCGGACGACTGGCCGACCGCCTACTACAGCCCGGGGGACTACGAGTGGACCGAACACCCAGGAGGAGCGGCGGACCTCCTGGCCGACGTGCTGACAAGCCAGGGGACCGACAACATCCTCCGATGGGATCTAACTGACAAGCCCGCGATCTTCCGGGTGCACTCGATCTATACCGCTGAAGGCTGGGTACCAGTGGAGTAA